A DNA window from Deinococcus malanensis contains the following coding sequences:
- a CDS encoding DEAD/DEAH box helicase, producing the protein MKLSRLPPGFALDTAAQGLALRQEAVQQIVRTWIPGGWRADGEVTDGGKTFQASVELTTPPDPQLLGSNCTCGRYRCRHVAALVLSTDPPEGTPPATPAAPPRVEEPLEARVSQWLESFSDGPVSARGRQYELRYVLRLLPGTSAQGGAPRGRVAIQVLRLPLRSEVPDVRAAEVYALPRSLSTAPAFARRDAEVLTLLEMTTSTVHAPGRWEDAVHALGEHPATDLLLDTLLETGRLCWERVDTPVTRGPDLKGVLGWGSDAKGMQFPTLLLPGAPDALLLPLHSRPWAVRPQEHALCRVTTSVPPARVSRFLAGPSLTTAQATALAHAITASGTALPVPQTVQVQEDTLPYTPQLHLSGRVMTVHVRDRWMLRPETRTFPVAELRHAYGGLTLPDTDPGSSDGATEHMPALYRAGVLTRVRRDPRQERHALQELHHAGFDRMDRVFEEDFGLPPEAHGLLTLGDEDSWMAFMREGRDALEAQGFTLHLHPDFPLNFAEIEDWYGEADDSFGGWFTLDLGIVVDGERVSLIPVLADLIARQPELFTGEALEALDDDETLYASLGDGRRVALPAGRVRSILGVLVELHLRDLPDGPLRLPLLDAARLAQLEGAVQARWVGAEKLLELGRRLRGFQGIQPVPAPEGLHAEMRPYQLQGLAWLQFLRELGMGGILADDMGLGKTLQTLAHLQLEKNAGRADRPSLVIAPTSVIGNWRAEAARFTPGLKVLTLHGKDRREHFDRIPDADIVLTTYPLLPRDLGELGAHAYHFVILDEAQNIKNAKTAAAKAAGSLDAHHRLALTGTPLENHLGELWSQFNFLSPGLLHDERTFRDLYRTPIEKRGDPHRRAALAARVRPFILRREKRDVARELPPKTEIPVRVTLDGDQRDLYETVRVTMESRVREELRARGLNRSTIAILDALLKLRQAVTDPRLVKLEAARNVQGNAKFEWLQGNLPQMLEEGRRVLIFSGFATLLGHLEQWLREEGTPYSMITGQTQDRQTQIDRFQNGDTHVFLITLKAGGVGLNLTAADTVIHYDPWWNPAAEDQATDRAYRIGQDKPVFVYKLIAAGSVEERILDLQSRKATLARGILDGGLSEATQLTTHDLDRLFAPLADGDDALEIGPVASEAPGS; encoded by the coding sequence TTGAAGCTCAGCCGGCTGCCACCGGGCTTTGCGCTGGATACTGCCGCGCAGGGCCTTGCGCTGCGCCAGGAAGCCGTGCAGCAGATCGTCCGCACCTGGATTCCAGGCGGCTGGCGGGCCGATGGCGAGGTCACCGATGGTGGCAAGACCTTTCAGGCCAGTGTGGAGCTGACCACGCCTCCCGACCCTCAGCTGCTCGGCTCCAACTGCACCTGTGGGCGCTACCGGTGTCGCCATGTGGCGGCGCTGGTCCTGTCCACCGACCCGCCGGAGGGAACGCCGCCGGCCACCCCAGCGGCCCCCCCCCGTGTGGAAGAGCCCCTGGAAGCGCGCGTCTCGCAGTGGCTCGAAAGCTTCAGTGACGGGCCGGTATCCGCGCGTGGCAGGCAGTATGAGTTGCGGTACGTCCTGCGGCTGTTGCCGGGCACCTCGGCCCAGGGTGGGGCGCCACGTGGCCGGGTGGCGATTCAGGTGCTGCGCCTTCCGCTGCGCTCGGAGGTTCCGGATGTGCGGGCGGCCGAGGTGTACGCCCTGCCACGCAGCCTGTCCACCGCGCCGGCCTTCGCGCGCCGTGACGCCGAGGTGCTGACCCTGCTGGAGATGACGACCTCGACCGTGCACGCCCCGGGGCGCTGGGAAGACGCTGTCCATGCGCTGGGTGAGCATCCCGCCACCGACCTGCTGCTCGACACCCTGCTGGAAACCGGGCGGTTGTGCTGGGAGCGAGTGGATACGCCGGTGACGCGAGGACCGGACCTGAAAGGGGTGCTGGGATGGGGCAGTGACGCTAAGGGAATGCAGTTCCCCACCCTGCTGCTGCCTGGCGCTCCAGACGCCCTGCTGCTGCCGCTGCACTCCAGGCCCTGGGCAGTGCGCCCGCAGGAACATGCGTTGTGTCGCGTGACCACCAGCGTTCCCCCGGCCAGGGTCAGCCGCTTCCTGGCCGGCCCATCACTGACCACGGCGCAGGCCACCGCCCTGGCGCACGCCATTACCGCCTCTGGGACGGCGCTGCCAGTCCCGCAGACCGTACAGGTTCAGGAAGACACGCTGCCGTACACGCCTCAATTGCATCTGTCGGGCCGGGTCATGACTGTGCATGTTCGTGACCGCTGGATGCTACGGCCGGAAACCCGGACCTTCCCGGTGGCTGAACTGCGTCACGCCTACGGAGGCCTGACCCTGCCCGATACGGATCCGGGCAGCTCCGACGGTGCCACCGAGCACATGCCGGCCCTGTACCGCGCCGGGGTGCTGACCCGGGTGCGGCGTGATCCGCGCCAGGAACGCCACGCCCTGCAGGAACTGCACCATGCCGGCTTCGACCGCATGGACCGGGTGTTCGAGGAAGACTTTGGTCTGCCTCCTGAGGCCCATGGCCTGCTCACACTGGGCGACGAGGACTCCTGGATGGCCTTTATGCGTGAAGGCCGTGACGCGCTCGAAGCTCAGGGCTTTACCCTGCACCTGCACCCCGACTTTCCGCTGAACTTTGCCGAAATCGAGGACTGGTACGGCGAGGCTGACGACAGCTTCGGCGGCTGGTTCACCCTGGACCTGGGGATCGTGGTGGACGGCGAGCGGGTCAGCCTGATTCCGGTGCTCGCCGATCTGATCGCCCGCCAGCCCGAACTGTTCACCGGCGAGGCGCTCGAAGCTCTGGACGATGATGAGACCCTGTACGCCTCGCTGGGTGACGGCCGCCGCGTGGCGCTGCCTGCCGGGCGCGTTCGTTCCATCCTGGGCGTGCTGGTCGAGCTTCACCTGCGTGACCTGCCTGACGGGCCACTGAGGCTGCCCCTGCTCGATGCCGCACGGCTCGCGCAGCTTGAGGGCGCCGTGCAGGCCCGCTGGGTAGGTGCAGAGAAGCTGCTGGAACTCGGACGCCGTCTGCGCGGCTTCCAGGGCATCCAGCCTGTGCCTGCACCCGAAGGCCTGCATGCCGAGATGCGCCCATACCAGCTGCAGGGTCTGGCTTGGCTGCAGTTCCTGCGTGAACTGGGGATGGGCGGCATTCTGGCAGACGACATGGGACTGGGCAAGACCCTCCAGACCCTGGCCCACCTGCAGCTGGAAAAGAACGCCGGGCGGGCCGACCGGCCCAGTCTGGTGATCGCGCCGACCAGTGTGATTGGCAACTGGCGCGCCGAAGCGGCCCGGTTCACGCCGGGCCTGAAGGTGCTGACCCTGCATGGCAAGGACCGCCGCGAGCACTTCGACCGCATTCCCGACGCGGACATCGTGCTGACCACCTATCCACTGCTGCCCCGCGACCTGGGTGAACTGGGCGCGCATGCCTACCATTTCGTGATTCTGGATGAGGCCCAGAACATCAAGAACGCGAAGACGGCGGCGGCCAAGGCGGCCGGAAGCCTCGATGCCCATCACCGGCTGGCCCTGACCGGCACGCCGCTGGAAAATCACCTGGGCGAGCTGTGGTCACAGTTCAACTTCCTGTCACCGGGCCTGCTGCACGACGAGCGCACCTTCCGGGATCTGTACCGCACACCGATCGAAAAACGGGGCGACCCTCACCGCCGCGCTGCCCTGGCCGCGCGTGTGCGTCCCTTTATCCTGCGGCGCGAGAAGCGTGATGTGGCACGCGAGCTGCCCCCCAAGACCGAGATCCCGGTGCGCGTCACGCTGGACGGTGACCAGCGCGACCTGTACGAAACCGTGCGCGTCACCATGGAGTCCCGTGTCCGCGAGGAACTGCGGGCGCGCGGTCTGAACCGCAGCACCATTGCCATCCTGGACGCTCTGCTCAAGCTGCGTCAGGCGGTCACGGATCCACGGCTGGTCAAGCTGGAGGCGGCCCGGAACGTGCAGGGCAACGCCAAGTTCGAGTGGCTGCAGGGCAATCTGCCGCAAATGCTCGAAGAGGGCCGCCGGGTGCTGATCTTCAGCGGCTTCGCGACACTGCTGGGGCATCTGGAGCAGTGGCTGCGCGAGGAAGGCACCCCGTACAGCATGATCACCGGCCAGACCCAGGACCGCCAGACCCAGATCGACCGTTTCCAGAACGGAGACACGCATGTCTTCCTAATCACCCTTAAGGCCGGTGGGGTGGGCCTGAACCTGACGGCAGCCGACACGGTGATTCACTACGATCCCTGGTGGAACCCGGCCGCCGAGGATCAGGCGACCGACCGCGCCTACCGCATCGGGCAGGACAAACCGGTGTTCGTGTACAAGCTGATTGCTGCCGGCAGCGTCGAGGAGCGCATCCTGGACCTGCAATCGCGCAAGGCGACTCTGGCCCGGGGCATCCTGGACGGCGGGCTCAGCGAGGCCACCCAGCTCACGACGCACGACCTCGACCGCCTGTTTGCTCCGCTTGCTGACGGGGACGACGCCCTCGAGATCGGTCCGGTGGCTTCTGAAGCGCCGGGCTCCTAG